A genomic region of Persephonella marina EX-H1 contains the following coding sequences:
- a CDS encoding ABC transporter ATP-binding protein encodes MYSWKSIFDEIKKYRRELIAGHILAVLAICVSVPTPLFLPLLVDEVLLNKPGIFIRTFERFFGEGNAVIYTATALIIVLVMRFLFFVFNAVQAKIFTTISKNVTYKIREDLIKHLQKVSMAEFETVGSGGIASKLVTDINTLDDFIGKTVSRFIISVLTIIGVAVVLILINWKLGLLIVFLNPVVIYFTTVVGRKIGKLKGKENKAVEKFQEKLTETLDLFWQIRASNREKTFFRYVIDTAREVRDTAVEFGWKSDAATRLSMLVFLAGYEVFRATSILFVAYSDLTIGLMLAIFGYLWVMMTPVQELLNIQYAYHSATAALDRINSIFSMKKEPEYPHILNPFKNKETCSIQLKEVYFSYDGKNMILEGINLKADKGKKIAIVGASGSGKTTLAHIMVGFYPVDRGDILYDGISVKEIGLDVVRDNVSLVLQSPMMFNDTVRFNLTLGKDIPEEKIWEALEIAQMKDFVINLPDRLETVVGKNGVRLSGGQRQRLAIARMILQNPKIVILDESTSALDTQTEYRLFKALQRYLKNKTTIIIAHRLSTVQQADYIYVLDRGKIVEEGTHEQLMKEEGLYNEYMKKHYMAG; translated from the coding sequence ATGTACAGCTGGAAAAGTATATTTGATGAGATAAAAAAGTACAGAAGAGAGTTAATAGCGGGACATATACTTGCAGTTCTTGCTATCTGTGTAAGTGTTCCCACACCTCTTTTTCTTCCTTTACTTGTTGATGAGGTGTTATTGAACAAACCCGGTATTTTTATAAGAACATTTGAGAGATTCTTTGGAGAAGGTAATGCTGTTATATATACGGCTACAGCCCTTATTATTGTACTTGTTATGAGATTTCTGTTTTTTGTATTCAATGCTGTTCAGGCAAAGATATTCACAACCATATCTAAAAATGTAACTTACAAAATCAGGGAAGATCTGATAAAGCACCTCCAGAAGGTATCAATGGCAGAGTTTGAGACGGTTGGATCAGGAGGTATAGCTTCAAAACTTGTTACAGATATAAACACACTTGATGATTTTATTGGAAAGACTGTGAGCAGGTTCATAATATCTGTTCTGACAATAATAGGCGTTGCCGTTGTCCTGATACTGATAAACTGGAAGCTTGGACTTCTTATAGTCTTTCTCAATCCTGTTGTTATTTATTTCACAACTGTTGTAGGAAGGAAGATTGGAAAGCTTAAAGGGAAGGAGAACAAAGCTGTTGAAAAATTCCAGGAAAAACTTACTGAAACTCTTGATCTTTTCTGGCAGATAAGGGCAAGTAACAGGGAAAAAACATTTTTCAGATACGTTATAGACACAGCAAGGGAAGTTAGAGATACAGCTGTAGAGTTTGGATGGAAAAGTGATGCTGCTACAAGACTTTCAATGCTCGTTTTCCTGGCAGGTTATGAGGTTTTCAGAGCAACAAGTATACTTTTTGTTGCCTATTCTGATCTTACCATAGGGCTGATGCTTGCAATATTTGGTTATCTGTGGGTTATGATGACGCCTGTTCAGGAACTGCTGAACATCCAGTATGCTTACCATTCAGCTACTGCGGCACTTGACAGGATTAATTCAATATTCAGTATGAAAAAAGAACCTGAATACCCACACATTCTTAATCCCTTTAAAAATAAAGAGACCTGTTCTATACAGCTTAAGGAAGTTTATTTCTCTTATGATGGGAAGAATATGATCCTTGAAGGTATAAATCTGAAAGCTGATAAAGGCAAAAAGATAGCTATTGTAGGTGCAAGCGGAAGTGGAAAAACAACACTGGCTCATATTATGGTCGGTTTTTACCCTGTTGATAGGGGAGATATCCTTTACGATGGTATATCTGTTAAGGAGATAGGCCTTGATGTTGTAAGAGATAACGTTTCACTTGTTCTGCAGAGTCCTATGATGTTTAACGATACTGTGAGATTTAATCTGACCCTTGGAAAAGATATTCCTGAGGAGAAGATCTGGGAGGCTTTAGAGATTGCCCAGATGAAAGATTTTGTTATAAATCTTCCAGACAGACTTGAGACAGTTGTTGGTAAAAATGGAGTAAGACTGTCAGGTGGACAGAGACAGAGGCTTGCTATAGCAAGAATGATACTCCAGAATCCGAAAATTGTTATACTTGATGAGTCAACATCAGCTCTTGATACACAGACAGAGTACAGGCTTTTCAAGGCACTACAGAGATACCTTAAAAACAAAACAACAATTATAATAGCCCACAGACTTAGCACAGTTCAGCAGGCGGACTATATTTATGTTCTTGACAGAGGAAAAATTGTTGAAGAAGGAACACATGAACAGCTTATGAAAGAGGAAGGACTTTACAACGAATATATGAAAAAACATTATATGGCAGGTTAA